From the Alloalcanivorax dieselolei B5 genome, one window contains:
- a CDS encoding M16 family metallopeptidase, whose protein sequence is MRILVVALVLGVLSSLARADLPTHEFSLDNGLRVLVREDHRAPVITVMIWFKAGSIDEAPHETGLAHLLEHMMFKGTKHLGPGEYSRIVARFGGSDNAFTSYDYTAYFQQYESSRLPLALELEAERLKNLEIDDQEFHRELQVVMEERRQRTDDNPNALAWEKFQAVARPGTGYAHPIIGWRDLLAQLQPEQARSWFQRYYVPSNAILVIAGDVTEQQVRPLVERFFAKLPAGETPPRPKLSLEPPAGERRLSLHLPVKVPALYMTYNVPSLTTAEDKKAFYTLTMLAGVLDGGLSARIETELVRGQRLAAGAGAGYSGLQRGSGTFTFTATPNPDVNLEQLEQALLDQVRALAETPPSAQEMERVRASVTASQVYQRDSVMGQAMELGMLTTLGLDWRLAGEFEANLAKVTAEDVRDAARRWLVDERRTTALVLPEKALPETTQPENAQPEEQ, encoded by the coding sequence ATGAGAATCCTGGTGGTAGCGTTAGTGTTGGGGGTACTGTCATCCCTGGCCCGGGCGGACTTGCCGACCCACGAATTCAGCCTGGATAACGGTCTGCGCGTGTTGGTGCGCGAGGATCACCGGGCACCGGTGATCACCGTGATGATCTGGTTCAAGGCGGGCAGCATCGACGAGGCCCCCCATGAAACCGGGCTGGCCCATCTGCTCGAGCACATGATGTTCAAAGGCACCAAACATCTGGGGCCGGGAGAATACTCACGGATCGTGGCCCGCTTTGGCGGCAGCGACAACGCCTTCACCAGTTACGATTACACCGCATACTTCCAACAGTATGAGTCCTCGCGGCTGCCCCTGGCACTGGAACTGGAAGCGGAGCGCCTCAAGAACCTGGAGATCGACGACCAGGAATTCCATCGCGAGCTGCAGGTGGTGATGGAGGAGCGCCGGCAGCGCACCGACGATAACCCCAACGCTCTGGCCTGGGAGAAATTCCAGGCGGTGGCGCGGCCGGGCACCGGCTACGCCCACCCGATCATCGGCTGGCGCGACTTGCTGGCCCAGTTGCAACCGGAGCAGGCGCGCAGCTGGTTCCAGCGCTATTACGTGCCGTCCAACGCCATCCTGGTGATTGCCGGGGATGTCACCGAGCAGCAGGTGCGGCCGCTGGTGGAACGCTTCTTCGCCAAGCTGCCGGCCGGGGAGACGCCGCCACGACCGAAACTCAGTCTGGAGCCGCCCGCCGGAGAGCGGCGCCTGTCCCTGCACCTGCCGGTGAAAGTGCCGGCCCTTTACATGACCTATAACGTGCCGTCGCTGACCACCGCCGAGGACAAGAAAGCGTTCTATACCCTGACCATGCTGGCCGGAGTTCTGGATGGCGGGCTCAGTGCCCGCATCGAGACGGAACTGGTGCGCGGGCAACGTCTGGCCGCCGGCGCCGGCGCCGGTTACAGCGGTCTGCAGCGGGGCAGCGGGACCTTCACCTTCACCGCCACGCCCAATCCGGACGTGAACCTGGAGCAGTTGGAACAGGCCTTGCTGGATCAGGTTCGCGCTCTGGCCGAAACGCCGCCCAGTGCGCAGGAAATGGAACGGGTGCGCGCCAGTGTTACCGCCAGCCAGGTGTATCAGCGGGATTCGGTGATGGGCCAGGCCATGGAGCTGGGCATGCTGACCACGCTGGGCCTGGATTGGCGTCTGGCCGGCGAGTTCGAGGCCAATCTCGCCAAGGTTACCGCCGAGGACGTGCGGGACGCCGCCCGCCGGTGGCTGGTGGATGAACGTCGCACCACCGCCCTTGTTTTGCCAGAGAAGGCGCTGCCTGAGACGACGCAGCCAGAGAATGCACAGCCGGAGGAACAATAA
- a CDS encoding M16 family metallopeptidase, translating into MRAMKVAILGVMCAWLLAGCASFPTSERQVRQAEPAAPELDIQSWQTSGGARVMFVQSEALPMLDVRLVMNAGGARDGDLPGLAAMTSALIGEGAQGLSVDDIARGFEDKGAQFSSGSYQDMAVISLRTLSEPQWRDPALTLLARVAGQPDFPRDALERIRTQMLQGLKMARQVPGPQVQKAYQKLLFGNHPYGHAEGGTLESLPRIQRQDLVEYHQRYYTAGNTVIALVGDVSRAQAERIAQRLSDALPQGGAAPALPRARALSARKVEHLTFPSTQTHILLGNQATWRGDPDHVALYVGNYILGGGGFASLLTQEVREKRGYVYGISSHFKPMAAGGPFTVQLQTANDNASDALALTLDQIRRFIAEGPSDEELAMAKDNILGGMALETADNSDIIGQLGAIGFYDLPLDYLQQFNQQVRDLTVADIQAAMRKAVDPDHLAIVSIGPEAPALPATQTVESNESQGKNQ; encoded by the coding sequence ATGCGCGCGATGAAAGTAGCGATTTTGGGTGTGATGTGCGCGTGGTTGCTCGCCGGCTGCGCCAGTTTTCCCACCTCTGAGCGACAGGTGCGCCAGGCGGAGCCGGCGGCACCGGAACTGGATATCCAGTCCTGGCAGACCTCCGGAGGCGCCCGGGTGATGTTCGTCCAGAGCGAGGCGTTGCCCATGCTGGATGTGCGTCTGGTAATGAACGCCGGCGGCGCCCGTGACGGTGATCTGCCGGGGCTGGCGGCCATGACCAGCGCGCTGATCGGCGAGGGTGCCCAGGGGTTGAGCGTGGATGACATCGCCCGGGGCTTCGAGGACAAGGGGGCGCAGTTCTCCTCCGGCAGTTACCAGGACATGGCCGTGATCAGCCTGCGTACCCTGTCCGAGCCGCAATGGCGGGACCCGGCCCTGACTCTTCTGGCGCGGGTGGCGGGCCAGCCTGACTTCCCGCGGGATGCTCTGGAGCGCATTCGCACCCAGATGCTGCAAGGGCTGAAGATGGCGCGGCAGGTGCCGGGCCCGCAGGTTCAGAAGGCATACCAGAAACTGCTGTTCGGTAATCATCCCTACGGGCATGCGGAGGGCGGCACCTTGGAAAGCCTGCCGCGTATTCAGCGTCAGGATCTGGTGGAGTACCACCAGCGCTACTACACCGCCGGTAATACTGTCATTGCCTTGGTCGGTGATGTCAGCCGCGCCCAGGCGGAGCGGATCGCCCAGCGTCTCAGCGACGCCTTGCCGCAAGGTGGCGCGGCGCCGGCGTTGCCCCGGGCCAGGGCGCTGTCCGCCCGTAAGGTGGAGCATCTGACTTTCCCGTCCACCCAGACCCATATTCTGCTCGGCAACCAGGCCACCTGGCGTGGTGATCCGGATCATGTCGCCTTGTATGTGGGCAATTACATCCTCGGCGGCGGCGGCTTTGCTTCCCTGCTTACTCAGGAAGTGCGTGAAAAGCGTGGCTATGTGTACGGCATTTCCAGCCACTTCAAGCCCATGGCCGCTGGCGGTCCGTTCACGGTGCAACTACAAACCGCCAACGATAATGCCAGCGATGCGCTCGCCCTGACCCTGGATCAGATCCGCCGCTTCATCGCCGAAGGGCCCAGTGACGAGGAACTGGCCATGGCCAAGGACAACATTCTTGGCGGCATGGCACTGGAAACCGCCGACAACAGCGATATCATCGGCCAACTCGGCGCCATCGGCTTCTACGATCTGCCTCTGGACTATCTGCAACAGTTCAACCAGCAGGTGCGGGATCTGACCGTGGCGGACATCCAGGCGGCAATGCGGAAAGCGGTGGATCCAGACCATCTGGCGATTGTCAGTATCGGCCCGGAAGCGCCCGCCCTGCCCGCCACGCAAACGGTCGAAAGCAATGAAAGCCAAGGGAAAAACCAGTAA
- the rsmD gene encoding 16S rRNA (guanine(966)-N(2))-methyltransferase RsmD gives MKAKGKTSKGQVRIIGGEFRGHRLHFVDQGGDLRPSGDRMRETLFNWLQWELSGARVLDLFAGSGALGAEALSRGAERAILVEKKKERCSDLSRQLRPLFGERVVVQCADALKWLPRTAERFDLVFIDPPYDLGLAEPACRALEDLKLLMPEALIYVESRRQDGAPQVPENWRLLKEKSGGDALARLFQRE, from the coding sequence ATGAAAGCCAAGGGAAAAACCAGTAAGGGGCAGGTGCGGATCATTGGCGGCGAATTTCGTGGCCACCGCCTGCACTTCGTCGACCAGGGGGGGGATCTGCGCCCCTCCGGGGACCGCATGCGCGAGACCCTATTCAACTGGTTGCAATGGGAGTTGTCCGGGGCCCGGGTGCTAGATCTGTTCGCCGGCTCCGGAGCCCTGGGCGCGGAAGCGCTGAGCCGTGGTGCCGAGCGCGCCATTTTGGTGGAGAAAAAAAAGGAGCGCTGCTCCGATCTGTCCCGTCAATTGCGCCCCTTGTTCGGCGAGCGGGTGGTGGTACAGTGCGCCGACGCTTTGAAATGGTTGCCGAGGACGGCGGAGCGTTTTGACCTGGTGTTCATTGACCCGCCCTATGATCTGGGGCTGGCGGAGCCTGCCTGCCGCGCCCTGGAGGACCTCAAGCTGCTGATGCCGGAGGCGTTGATCTACGTCGAATCCCGGCGCCAGGACGGGGCGCCGCAAGTGCCGGAGAATTGGCGGCTGCTGAAGGAAAAAAGCGGCGGCGATGCGCTGGCTCGATTGTTCCAGCGGGAGTAA
- a CDS encoding calcium/sodium antiporter — protein sequence MWLAVAAVVAGLIVLVWSADRFVDGAATTARYAGMPSLLIGMVVIGFGTSAPEMVVSALAAADGNPGLALGNAYGSNITNIALILGLVAAISPIAVHSSVLRKELPILLVITLLSAALIYDDLVSRMDAVILLLVFALLMVWSIYQGMRGEGDPLGGDVDQEAFTRPMSKRRALFWLVLGLVFLVLSSRLLVWGAVEISQALGVSDLIIGLTVVAIGTSLPELASSLVAIRKNEHDLALGNVLGSNLFNTLAVVGIAGAIHPVVVEPAVLYRDWAVMTGLTLLLFVFGYGFRGRGRINRLEGTALLVIYVAYTGYLVTTMMP from the coding sequence ATGTGGCTTGCCGTGGCGGCAGTGGTTGCCGGCCTGATTGTTCTTGTCTGGAGTGCTGACCGGTTTGTTGATGGTGCCGCCACCACCGCCCGTTACGCGGGCATGCCGTCCCTGCTGATCGGCATGGTGGTGATCGGTTTTGGCACCTCGGCGCCGGAAATGGTGGTGTCCGCCCTGGCCGCCGCGGATGGCAATCCGGGATTGGCATTGGGTAACGCCTATGGCTCCAACATCACCAACATTGCTTTGATTCTCGGCCTGGTGGCGGCGATCAGCCCGATTGCCGTGCATTCCTCGGTGCTGCGTAAAGAGTTGCCGATACTGCTGGTGATCACCCTGCTGTCCGCCGCGCTGATCTATGACGACCTGGTGAGCCGCATGGATGCGGTGATACTGCTACTGGTCTTCGCGTTGCTGATGGTCTGGTCCATCTACCAGGGCATGCGGGGAGAAGGCGACCCTCTGGGTGGGGATGTGGACCAGGAAGCCTTCACCCGTCCGATGAGCAAGAGACGCGCTCTGTTCTGGCTGGTGCTGGGGTTGGTCTTTCTGGTGCTCAGTTCCCGTTTGTTGGTCTGGGGGGCGGTGGAAATCTCCCAGGCGCTGGGGGTCAGTGATCTGATCATCGGTCTGACCGTGGTGGCCATTGGTACCTCCCTGCCGGAACTGGCCTCCAGCCTGGTGGCAATCCGCAAGAACGAACACGATCTGGCTCTGGGCAATGTGCTAGGCTCCAACCTGTTCAATACCCTGGCGGTGGTGGGGATCGCCGGTGCGATCCATCCGGTGGTGGTGGAACCGGCGGTGCTTTATCGGGATTGGGCGGTGATGACCGGTCTGACCCTGCTGCTGTTTGTGTTTGGGTATGGCTTCCGTGGGCGGGGGCGAATCAATCGTCTGGAAGGCACGGCGTTGCTGGTTATTTATGTGGCCTACACCGGCTATCTGGTGACCACCATGATGCCTTGA